In the Desulfomonile tiedjei genome, TCGCAATAGAAAGGGGGCACGTCTGCTCTTGGCCCATCTCAAGGCTCATCCGACAAGTGCGTACTTTGTCAGATGTAGTGCATAGATTTTGAGGACGAAGAATTCACGGTCACGGAATCCATAAGCTTGTCTTTGCAGTGTTTTGATTTTGTTGTTGGTTGCCTCCAATGGGCCTGTGGATA is a window encoding:
- a CDS encoding transposase translates to STGPLEATNNKIKTLQRQAYGFRDREFFVLKIYALHLTKYALVG